Proteins from a single region of Apium graveolens cultivar Ventura chromosome 7, ASM990537v1, whole genome shotgun sequence:
- the LOC141674023 gene encoding uncharacterized protein LOC141674023, whose product MEKAFELAEVKDDKKFQYASYYLKDEARYWWESSKALLKGEVITWEKFTEMFLEKQEDMTVAEYEVKFSELARFMPEYVNTKAKKAKRFQQGLKPWIRSQVALLEIRTYAALVQKEMIVEGEREATKKESE is encoded by the exons ATGGAGAAGGCTTTTGAATTAGcggaagttaaggatgataagaagTTTCAGTACGCGAGTTACTATCTTAAGGATGAGGCTAGGTACTGGTGGGAATCTTCTAAGGCGTTGCTTAAAGGAGAAGTTATAACATGGGAAAAGTTTACAGAGatgtttttagagaa ACAAGAAGACATGACTGTAGCAGAATACGAGGTGAAGTTTTCAGAGTTGGCCAGATTCATGCCCGAGTATGTGAATACGAAAGCTAAGAAGGCCAAAAGATTCCAACaaggacttaagccgtggattcgAAGTCAAGTGGCTCTCCTGGAGATAAGGACTTACGCTGCTTTGGTACAGAAAGAAATGATTGTAGAAGGAGAAAGAGAAGCAACTAAGAAGGAAAGTGAATGA